From Brochothrix thermosphacta DSM 20171 = FSL F6-1036, a single genomic window includes:
- a CDS encoding response regulator transcription factor, giving the protein MKLLVVEDDSDLRSALVEGLRHSGYAVDEAENGEDALFQYETENYDLMILDLNLPERDGFSVLEKIREADLEFKVLILSARNQAEDKVRGLDVGANDYLTKPFDFIELEARIRNLLRRQFIQEKTDLEVAGIKMSIDKNQVLVNETELKLTKKEFSILRYLLMTPNKVVSQEELISHVWDSHANQFSSSIRVHIASLRKKLKEQLGYDVIGTKVGVGYYLVKETGEEHV; this is encoded by the coding sequence TTGAAATTACTAGTAGTAGAAGATGATTCTGATTTACGTTCGGCCTTAGTTGAGGGGTTGCGTCATTCAGGATATGCAGTTGATGAGGCAGAAAATGGCGAAGATGCTTTGTTTCAATATGAAACTGAAAACTATGACTTAATGATTTTAGATTTAAATCTTCCTGAACGTGATGGTTTTTCTGTTTTGGAAAAGATTAGAGAAGCTGATTTGGAATTTAAAGTCTTAATATTAAGTGCCCGTAACCAAGCGGAAGATAAAGTCAGAGGTTTGGATGTGGGTGCCAATGATTATCTTACGAAGCCCTTTGATTTTATTGAATTGGAAGCTCGTATTAGAAACTTATTGAGACGTCAATTCATCCAAGAAAAAACAGATTTAGAAGTAGCTGGGATTAAGATGAGTATCGATAAAAATCAAGTGTTGGTTAATGAAACAGAGTTAAAGTTAACCAAAAAAGAGTTTTCAATTTTACGTTACCTATTAATGACTCCTAACAAGGTAGTAAGTCAGGAAGAATTGATTTCTCATGTTTGGGATAGTCATGCTAATCAGTTTAGTAGTTCTATTCGTGTGCATATTGCTTCACTGCGTAAAAAGCTGAAAGAACAATTAGGCTATGATGTGATTGGAACTAAAGTTGGTGTTGGTTATTATTTAGTGAAAGAGACAGGTGAAGAACATGTTTGA
- a CDS encoding HAMP domain-containing sensor histidine kinase gives MSAKRMSINIAESTIPAASINQHDNQAVEIPGITMTPSVDAVDNQVRAEQERLLKQYYISSVGYMLVIIILGGVAAYYFSGKGLTSLKELNKKMKNSSVATLSEELPVPPSNDEIAELTESFNKMKHQLNDSFIFQQQFSANVAHELRTPLTVLNTKLEVFKRKNPEMDETSEVLVTDLTKQVARLIDMGEKLLQLTNDYTSEEYSSIIASDLFESIASDLKDRLMDKEIQLTLPTESHVIEGDLDLLYQAFYNLLENSIKYNKQQGIISIVTTESADETVVNIKDTGCGIPKSQREDVFKTLYRVDEARNRDASVGGSGLGLAIVKKIIDKHQGQIKLLDNIDGTQGITVTVVLPKKKEA, from the coding sequence ATGTCTGCCAAAAGAATGTCGATCAACATTGCTGAGTCGACTATTCCAGCAGCTTCAATTAATCAGCATGACAATCAAGCGGTTGAGATTCCAGGAATAACTATGACTCCTAGTGTAGATGCTGTTGATAATCAAGTTCGTGCTGAACAAGAGCGGTTGTTAAAACAGTATTATATTAGTAGCGTTGGTTACATGTTAGTGATTATTATTCTTGGAGGAGTAGCTGCTTATTATTTTTCTGGCAAAGGTTTAACAAGCTTAAAGGAATTAAATAAAAAAATGAAGAATAGTTCTGTTGCCACCTTATCAGAAGAATTGCCAGTACCTCCTTCAAATGATGAGATTGCAGAATTGACTGAATCTTTCAATAAAATGAAACATCAGTTAAATGATTCATTTATTTTTCAACAACAGTTCTCTGCGAATGTCGCTCATGAATTACGAACACCATTAACCGTTTTAAATACAAAGTTAGAAGTTTTTAAACGGAAAAATCCTGAGATGGATGAAACGTCGGAAGTTTTAGTAACCGATTTAACCAAACAAGTCGCCCGTCTAATTGATATGGGTGAAAAATTATTGCAGTTAACAAATGATTATACATCAGAAGAATATAGTTCAATTATTGCTAGTGATTTATTTGAAAGTATAGCATCAGATTTAAAAGATAGGCTTATGGATAAAGAAATTCAGCTAACACTACCAACTGAAAGCCATGTGATTGAAGGTGATTTAGATTTGTTATACCAAGCCTTCTATAACTTACTTGAAAATAGTATTAAGTATAATAAGCAACAGGGAATTATTAGTATAGTGACAACTGAAAGTGCAGATGAGACAGTTGTAAATATAAAAGACACTGGCTGTGGCATTCCTAAATCACAGCGTGAAGACGTCTTTAAAACTTTATACCGAGTTGATGAAGCACGCAATCGTGATGCTAGTGTTGGTGGCTCGGGGCTAGGATTAGCCATTGTTAAGAAAATTATTGATAAGCACCAAGGACAGATTAAACTATTAGATAACATAGATGGTACGCAAGGGATTACCGTAACAGTTGTTTTACCAAAGAAAAAAGAAGCCTAG
- a CDS encoding ATP-binding cassette domain-containing protein produces the protein MIELKQVSKRIEDKVILDNITTNLGEGLSFITGPSGSGKSSLLRVIAGIDHDYQGELVVNNQVLSQLNSQEESYLLNQTIGFVWQDYKLLNELTVKENMLLPTYINKGKQPNAERIMAELGLTRLANHQVKDLSGGQRQRVAIARELMKNPDYILADEPTSALDKKTAVQVMTILRELTKSHNVIIVTHDTAHILPTDHVIELDKGAVQQVINEQEESNKRSSQLKRNKLLNLKGVKNILKTSIGRHKGRFLTAVMTLLVGTGLLLGATGENLKANNDKAFDDVLKTYGDQILDINLVGSFTGADGTGGDEASGPSADVKQDIGSLYKKYQSDERIQFATYSQAFDEIDITVDRKNYTVPSSGNAPVINTILAGDMPKGSGNEVVVPESFVKKMGISNEDALGKEINFNSKIVVWDGETSNFKPTNTKAKIVGVVDTTMKMGTGADLFEYEIEDSFFFSEPALSKLLEVSDKKLNDSNFIIRTTSPKTLIEVRDELNSQGIVPLGNFEVVEDVVNLGDQSTEQTFMVNRLMMVLVAVMVAAVYLISSMLRRKEYATFKLNGFDSTNLTLLNIIEIVGEVLVAFVLLIILSPVLNIMSKAMFGNQMIALDSIVKGLMTVVVLGLIGLVISEVIIRKTTIMNAFKVGKE, from the coding sequence ATGATTGAATTAAAACAAGTGTCAAAACGTATTGAAGATAAAGTTATTTTGGATAACATTACCACAAACCTAGGTGAGGGATTAAGTTTCATTACCGGTCCATCGGGTAGTGGAAAATCAAGTTTGTTAAGAGTTATTGCTGGCATTGATCACGACTACCAAGGTGAATTAGTAGTCAATAATCAAGTATTAAGCCAACTAAACAGCCAAGAAGAGAGTTATTTATTAAACCAAACAATTGGCTTTGTTTGGCAAGATTATAAGTTGTTAAACGAATTGACTGTTAAAGAAAACATGCTTTTACCAACGTATATCAATAAAGGTAAACAACCAAACGCGGAGCGCATCATGGCTGAATTAGGCTTAACACGTTTAGCCAACCATCAAGTTAAAGATTTATCGGGTGGACAACGACAACGTGTTGCCATTGCTCGTGAATTGATGAAAAATCCTGACTATATTTTAGCCGATGAACCAACAAGTGCTTTAGATAAAAAAACGGCCGTACAAGTGATGACCATTCTTAGAGAATTAACTAAAAGTCATAATGTCATTATCGTCACTCATGATACGGCGCATATCCTCCCGACAGATCATGTGATTGAACTTGATAAAGGAGCCGTGCAACAAGTTATTAATGAGCAAGAAGAAAGCAATAAAAGATCAAGTCAGCTCAAAAGGAATAAATTATTAAACCTTAAAGGTGTTAAAAATATTTTAAAAACAAGCATTGGCCGTCATAAAGGGCGCTTTTTAACTGCTGTTATGACGTTATTAGTAGGGACAGGCTTATTATTAGGTGCAACAGGTGAGAATTTAAAAGCTAATAATGATAAAGCATTTGATGATGTTTTAAAAACGTACGGTGATCAAATTCTAGATATTAACTTAGTAGGAAGTTTTACAGGTGCGGATGGAACAGGTGGCGATGAGGCGTCTGGTCCGTCGGCTGATGTGAAACAAGATATTGGATCGTTATATAAAAAGTATCAAAGTGATGAACGTATTCAATTTGCAACGTATAGTCAAGCATTTGATGAAATTGATATCACTGTAGATAGAAAAAATTATACTGTTCCAAGTTCTGGTAATGCGCCAGTTATTAATACTATTTTAGCCGGTGACATGCCAAAAGGTTCTGGCAATGAAGTGGTTGTTCCTGAAAGCTTTGTTAAAAAGATGGGTATTTCAAATGAAGATGCTTTAGGGAAAGAAATAAATTTTAATTCTAAAATTGTTGTGTGGGATGGTGAAACATCAAACTTTAAACCGACAAATACGAAAGCTAAAATTGTTGGTGTTGTGGATACAACAATGAAAATGGGAACCGGAGCAGATTTGTTTGAATATGAGATCGAAGATTCGTTCTTCTTTAGTGAACCAGCGTTAAGTAAACTGTTAGAAGTATCAGATAAAAAATTAAATGATTCAAACTTTATCATTCGAACAACATCGCCGAAAACGTTAATTGAAGTCAGAGATGAGTTAAACAGCCAAGGAATTGTTCCTCTTGGTAACTTTGAAGTTGTAGAAGATGTCGTTAATTTAGGCGATCAATCAACAGAACAAACTTTTATGGTCAATCGTTTAATGATGGTTTTAGTAGCTGTAATGGTTGCTGCGGTTTACTTGATTAGTAGTATGTTAAGACGTAAGGAATACGCAACATTCAAACTGAATGGTTTTGATTCAACAAACTTAACACTGTTAAATATCATTGAGATTGTTGGAGAAGTTTTAGTAGCATTTGTCTTGTTAATCATTTTATCTCCGGTTTTAAATATAATGTCTAAAGCAATGTTTGGTAATCAAATGATTGCGTTAGATTCAATTGTAAAAGGTTTGATGACAGTCGTTGTACTTGGATTGATAGGGCTTGTTATTTCTGAAGTGATTATCAGAAAAACAACAATTATGAATGCATTCAAGGTAGGTAAGGAATAA
- a CDS encoding ATP-binding cassette domain-containing protein, with the protein MYRLNNVTKKYRNQVILDEVSFDFPERGLVCLMGESGTGKSTLLNLLAGLDNDYQGKINFEQQDLSRLSANELTHYRKDYIGLVFQDYQLLEGYTALENVLMVGQLHKMRRVEKRATGLLEEVGLAEQVNQKIEQLSGGQKQRVAIARALLNDPKVILADEPTGALDRKTANDIMGLIQRVAKERLVILITHDPKICEFADGVISIEDKKIVVNKFNSNELLVDEATFKLTPYSKIKTSKLALKNVKVNIMPYLLLALMFAVAATSVLFSFSANNIMGQSIQQFQEKNSALSNGYIKVTEKNGKDVLAQLKTDSRISNCYQQIILKDIALSFKDKEIQLPEVFPTPKAKESISYGVMPRISKNEIAISGTLAKQLNSKIDELIGETIKVLVNQKELSLKISGIYNAGYDDLFISSDIEQQLMGQVTDSDAYSISFDVRDFKEIPLVYDRLVKDELKPEMAVDEVKSMLTSFDKIKTIFMIITVLVLAVCLFILLVMLNKLQGTREKLVALLVALGFNRKIISRFLAKENALLALLSTVMTVILVVAVKSVAKIGGLSIMITSNQLIVLLVASFVIVWLLSGLLKQKLLRVSVIETLKK; encoded by the coding sequence ATGTATAGACTGAATAACGTTACGAAAAAGTATCGCAATCAAGTGATTTTAGATGAGGTGTCATTTGATTTTCCAGAAAGAGGACTAGTTTGTTTAATGGGAGAATCAGGGACAGGGAAGAGTACCTTGCTTAATCTATTAGCGGGATTAGATAATGACTATCAAGGGAAGATTAATTTTGAACAACAAGATTTATCGCGCTTGTCGGCAAATGAATTAACGCATTATAGAAAAGATTATATCGGTCTAGTTTTCCAAGATTATCAGTTGCTTGAAGGGTATACAGCTCTTGAAAATGTTTTGATGGTAGGTCAACTTCATAAGATGAGAAGAGTTGAAAAAAGAGCGACGGGACTTTTAGAAGAAGTAGGTTTAGCAGAACAAGTGAATCAAAAAATCGAACAGTTATCTGGTGGTCAAAAACAACGAGTCGCAATCGCGAGAGCATTGTTGAATGATCCTAAAGTGATTTTGGCCGATGAACCAACAGGGGCACTTGATCGAAAAACGGCTAATGACATAATGGGATTGATTCAAAGAGTTGCAAAGGAGCGTCTTGTTATTCTAATTACTCATGATCCGAAGATTTGTGAGTTTGCTGATGGGGTCATTTCAATTGAGGATAAAAAAATTGTGGTGAACAAATTTAATTCAAATGAGTTGCTGGTAGATGAAGCGACATTTAAGTTAACACCTTATTCTAAAATTAAGACATCTAAACTAGCCTTGAAAAATGTTAAAGTCAACATCATGCCATACTTATTATTGGCACTGATGTTTGCCGTAGCAGCAACTTCAGTTCTTTTTAGCTTCTCTGCTAACAATATAATGGGTCAGTCGATCCAACAATTTCAAGAGAAGAATAGTGCTTTAAGCAACGGCTATATAAAGGTGACTGAAAAAAATGGAAAAGATGTGTTGGCACAATTAAAGACTGATTCGCGGATTAGTAATTGTTATCAACAAATCATCTTAAAAGATATTGCCTTGAGTTTTAAAGATAAGGAAATTCAATTGCCAGAAGTTTTTCCAACACCTAAAGCAAAAGAATCGATTTCGTATGGTGTCATGCCACGAATTAGTAAAAATGAAATAGCAATCAGCGGAACCTTAGCGAAGCAACTTAATTCAAAAATCGATGAATTGATTGGGGAAACGATTAAAGTATTAGTGAATCAAAAGGAACTGTCATTAAAAATTAGCGGTATTTATAATGCTGGTTATGACGACTTATTTATTAGTTCAGATATAGAACAGCAGCTAATGGGGCAGGTAACAGACTCCGATGCTTATTCTATCAGTTTTGATGTTAGAGATTTTAAAGAGATTCCCTTAGTGTATGACAGATTAGTTAAAGATGAGCTAAAGCCTGAGATGGCTGTGGATGAAGTTAAAAGTATGTTGACATCATTTGATAAGATTAAAACAATCTTTATGATCATCACAGTCTTAGTTCTAGCGGTTTGCTTATTTATCTTATTAGTTATGTTAAATAAACTTCAAGGGACACGAGAGAAACTAGTAGCCTTGCTAGTGGCCCTAGGATTTAATCGGAAAATAATTAGTCGTTTCCTAGCAAAAGAGAATGCTCTGTTAGCGCTATTATCTACAGTTATGACGGTTATCTTAGTCGTAGCAGTCAAAAGTGTGGCTAAAATAGGTGGGCTATCTATCATGATTACTAGTAATCAATTGATTGTATTGTTGGTAGCAAGCTTTGTAATAGTGTGGCTATTAAGTGGACTGTTGAAGCAAAAATTATTAAGAGTTTCTGTAATAGAAACATTAAAGAAATAA